The Xanthomonas fragariae genome has a segment encoding these proteins:
- a CDS encoding DUF1453 domain-containing protein → MPLLLAIPLAVIVALAVFAVLFPLSLVQRFRVGTARRQARGWLLTINLVSAGMSSVLFVIFTLIAAAFWPGAIGHAAFGWACGLALGMLALRLTRFERTTQGLFYRPNLWLVLALTSLVVARVIAGMVQGWRSAWQGVVWPTEGWLSHASLLGAAGVLLGYALAYATLLWWRWRSARLRGSVYWR, encoded by the coding sequence ATGCCACTTCTCCTTGCCATCCCGCTGGCCGTGATCGTCGCCCTGGCGGTGTTCGCGGTGCTGTTTCCGCTGTCGCTGGTGCAGCGCTTTCGTGTCGGCACGGCGCGTCGGCAGGCGCGTGGTTGGCTGTTGACGATCAATCTGGTGTCGGCCGGAATGTCTAGTGTGTTGTTCGTCATCTTCACCTTGATCGCGGCGGCGTTCTGGCCCGGCGCGATCGGCCACGCTGCGTTCGGCTGGGCCTGCGGGCTGGCACTGGGAATGCTGGCCTTGCGCCTGACCCGCTTCGAGCGCACTACGCAGGGCCTGTTTTATCGGCCCAATCTGTGGCTGGTGCTGGCATTGACCTCATTGGTAGTGGCGCGTGTGATTGCGGGCATGGTGCAGGGCTGGCGCAGCGCCTGGCAGGGCGTGGTCTGGCCCACCGAAGGCTGGCTCAGTCATGCCAGCCTGTTGGGCGCAGCCGGCGTCTTGCTTGGCTATGCGCTTGCCTACGCGACGTTGCTGTGGTGGCGCTGGCGCAGCGCGCGTCTGCGCGGCAGCGTCTACTGGCGTTGA
- a CDS encoding methionine ABC transporter permease: protein MTLLIATADGFFRNLDAGKWGDIGQATLDTLLMLAGALPLTLLIGLPLGVALFLCGAPQLRRRPVLYGALAALINLLRSVPFIILMIAMIPLTLMLMGTSLGVRGAILPLVVGAAPFYARLVETALREVDRGIIEASQAMGATTWQLVLRVLLPEARPGLIAGATVTTIALIGFTAMGGAIGSGGLGDVAYREGYLRSHSDVALITVIALLVLVQLLQMLGDRLVARYSRR, encoded by the coding sequence ATGACTCTGTTGATTGCCACCGCCGATGGGTTCTTCCGCAATCTCGATGCCGGCAAGTGGGGCGACATCGGTCAGGCCACTCTCGATACCTTGCTGATGCTGGCCGGCGCGTTGCCGCTGACGCTGTTGATCGGCCTGCCGCTGGGCGTTGCGCTGTTCCTGTGCGGCGCGCCGCAGTTGCGTCGCCGCCCGGTTCTGTATGGCGCGCTTGCGGCGCTGATCAACCTGCTGCGCTCGGTGCCTTTCATTATTCTGATGATCGCGATGATTCCGCTCACGCTGATGCTGATGGGCACCTCGCTAGGCGTGCGCGGCGCGATCCTTCCGCTGGTGGTCGGTGCCGCCCCGTTCTATGCGCGTCTGGTGGAAACCGCGCTGCGCGAGGTGGACCGCGGCATTATCGAAGCCAGCCAGGCGATGGGCGCCACCACCTGGCAACTGGTGCTGCGCGTGCTGCTGCCCGAGGCGCGCCCGGGTCTGATTGCCGGCGCCACGGTGACCACCATCGCGTTGATCGGCTTCACCGCGATGGGCGGTGCGATCGGCTCCGGTGGCCTGGGCGATGTGGCCTATCGCGAAGGCTATCTGCGGTCGCATTCGGATGTCGCGCTGATCACCGTGATCGCCTTGCTGGTGCTGGTGCAGCTGCTGCAGATGCTGGGCGACCGGTTGGTGGCGCGTTACAGCAGGCGTTGA
- a CDS encoding MetQ/NlpA family ABC transporter substrate-binding protein, protein MSTFAFRSFLAAATLALASCGGNGGSSGGDTLTVAATAVPHAEILKVVEPLLAKQGVKLDVRVFNDYVQPNDQVVQKQIDVNYFQTEPYLDAYNRDRKSQLVTVIGVHIEPFGAYSRRFKALADLPTGADVVIPNDPSNNSRALILLDRAGVIKLKDPGNALSTQRDIVENPKQVKFRELDSAMLPRVLDQVDLALINTNYALDAGLNPIRDALAIESKDSPYVNFLVARADNKDDARVQKLAKALTSPEVKAFIEQKYKGAVLPAF, encoded by the coding sequence ATGAGCACATTCGCGTTTCGTTCCTTCCTGGCTGCAGCCACGCTGGCATTGGCGTCCTGTGGTGGCAATGGCGGCAGCAGCGGCGGCGACACGCTGACCGTGGCCGCCACGGCGGTGCCGCATGCCGAGATCCTGAAGGTGGTCGAACCATTGTTGGCCAAGCAGGGCGTCAAACTGGACGTGCGCGTGTTCAACGACTACGTGCAGCCCAACGACCAGGTGGTGCAGAAGCAGATCGACGTCAATTACTTCCAGACCGAGCCCTATCTGGACGCCTACAACCGCGACCGCAAGAGCCAGCTGGTGACCGTGATCGGCGTGCATATCGAACCGTTCGGCGCATATTCGCGTCGCTTCAAGGCGCTAGCCGACCTGCCTACCGGCGCCGATGTGGTGATCCCCAACGACCCGAGCAACAACAGCCGCGCGCTGATTCTGCTCGACAGGGCCGGGGTGATCAAACTCAAGGATCCTGGCAACGCGTTGTCGACTCAGCGCGACATCGTCGAAAACCCCAAGCAGGTGAAATTCCGCGAGCTCGATTCGGCGATGCTGCCGCGCGTGCTGGATCAGGTCGATCTGGCGCTGATCAACACCAACTACGCGCTCGACGCCGGCCTCAACCCGATCCGCGATGCGCTGGCGATCGAAAGCAAGGACTCGCCATATGTGAACTTCCTGGTGGCGCGCGCAGACAACAAGGACGATGCGCGCGTGCAGAAGCTGGCCAAGGCCTTGACCAGCCCTGAAGTGAAAGCGTTTATCGAGCAGAAGTACAAAGGCGCGGTGTTGCCGGCTTTTTAA
- a CDS encoding DNA-deoxyinosine glycosylase: MHAENDIHAGAIAVTKSTTLQCLPAHIRSDCRTLVLGSMPGNASLEAGSYYAHPRNRFWPLMQVLLHIDASAAYPTRLHTLAERGVGLWDVIGQCERRGSLDTAIVPGSIVVNPFASLLATLPQLRAVVCNGAAAAQAWRRHVQPLLPVELRTVPLWALPSTSPANAAWSLPRLCEAWQPLRAALD; encoded by the coding sequence ATGCACGCCGAAAACGATATTCACGCAGGTGCGATTGCTGTGACGAAAAGCACCACGCTGCAATGCCTGCCAGCGCACATTCGCAGCGATTGCCGCACGCTGGTGCTCGGCTCGATGCCAGGGAATGCCTCGCTGGAGGCAGGCAGCTACTACGCCCACCCGCGCAATCGGTTCTGGCCGCTGATGCAGGTGTTGTTGCACATCGATGCAAGCGCTGCGTACCCAACGCGCCTGCACACACTGGCCGAACGCGGCGTTGGCTTGTGGGATGTGATCGGTCAGTGCGAGCGGCGCGGCAGCCTGGATACGGCGATCGTGCCAGGCAGCATCGTGGTCAACCCCTTCGCCTCATTGCTGGCAACACTGCCGCAACTGCGTGCGGTGGTCTGCAATGGCGCAGCTGCTGCGCAGGCATGGCGTCGGCATGTGCAGCCGTTGTTGCCGGTAGAGCTGCGCACAGTGCCGTTGTGGGCATTGCCATCCACCAGCCCGGCCAATGCCGCGTGGTCGTTGCCGCGTCTGTGCGAGGCTTGGCAACCGCTGCGCGCTGCGTTGGACTAG
- a CDS encoding methionine ABC transporter ATP-binding protein → MIEFQRLHKSYAVDGRQIVALHPLDLRIGPGEVFGIIGHSGAGKSTLIRLINRLEEPSGGRLLIGDEDVTALDSQGLRALRRRIGMIFQHFNLLSSRTVAGNVAFPLELAGTPRAEVDARVAELLARVGLEQHANKYPAQLSGGQKQRVGVARALATRPQILLCDEATSALDPQTTASVLQLLAQINRELGLTIVLITHEMDVIRRVCDRVAVLDAGRLVETGPVTEVFLHPQHPTTRRFVSEAEHVEEAELHRDFAAVGGRIVRLTFLGNGTYEPVLGRIARETGVDYNILSGRVDRIKDTPYGQLIVALTGGDHNAARAGFAAAGVHVEDLRV, encoded by the coding sequence GTGATCGAGTTTCAGCGCCTGCACAAGTCCTATGCCGTTGACGGTCGCCAGATCGTGGCGCTGCATCCCCTCGATCTGCGCATCGGCCCCGGCGAAGTCTTCGGCATCATCGGCCACTCCGGTGCCGGCAAATCCACGTTGATCCGGCTGATCAACCGGCTGGAAGAACCCAGCGGCGGCCGTCTGCTGATCGGCGACGAGGACGTCACCGCGCTGGACAGCCAGGGCCTACGCGCGCTGCGCCGGCGTATCGGGATGATCTTCCAGCACTTCAATCTGCTGTCTTCGCGCACCGTGGCTGGCAATGTGGCGTTTCCGCTAGAGCTGGCCGGCACCCCGCGCGCGGAGGTCGATGCACGTGTGGCCGAGTTGCTGGCGCGGGTTGGGCTGGAGCAGCACGCTAACAAATATCCGGCGCAGTTGTCCGGCGGGCAGAAGCAGCGCGTGGGCGTTGCGCGCGCGCTGGCCACCCGGCCGCAGATCCTGCTGTGCGACGAGGCCACCAGCGCGCTGGACCCGCAGACCACCGCTTCCGTGCTGCAGCTGCTGGCGCAGATCAACCGCGAGCTCGGCCTGACCATCGTGCTGATCACCCACGAGATGGACGTGATCCGCCGCGTCTGCGACCGCGTGGCGGTGCTGGATGCCGGCAGGCTGGTCGAAACCGGCCCGGTGACCGAGGTGTTCCTGCATCCGCAGCACCCCACCACGCGGCGCTTCGTCTCCGAAGCCGAGCATGTGGAAGAAGCCGAGCTGCATCGCGACTTCGCTGCGGTGGGCGGGCGCATCGTGCGGCTGACTTTCCTGGGCAACGGCACCTACGAACCGGTGCTCGGCCGCATCGCCCGCGAGACCGGCGTGGATTACAACATCCTGTCCGGGCGCGTGGATCGCATCAAGGACACTCCGTATGGTCAGCTCATCGTCGCGCTGACCGGCGGCGACCATAACGCGGCACGCGCCGGCTTCGCCGCCGCCGGTGTGCACGTGGAGGATCTGCGCGTATGA
- a CDS encoding OmpW/AlkL family protein: MRSISILSLAAVSALAFAPSAFAQDTGYTGDTSSASTSADSASGKHWAVVGGVALIKPKNDPAPGLDVDGGPAPTLSASYYINDNFAVELWGAADKFNHRVNADGVGKVGTVEQQPIAISGQYHLGQADNVFRPFVGVGYYESNFSNEKIDAASASGQHVGLDTAKGVIGTVGVDMNINSTWFARADARYMRSRPELRVGGQGTGSELELDPWTVGFGIGARF, translated from the coding sequence ATGCGTTCCATTTCCATCCTGAGCCTGGCTGCTGTATCCGCACTTGCGTTTGCACCGTCTGCTTTTGCACAAGACACTGGCTACACCGGTGACACCTCCTCGGCTTCCACCAGCGCCGATAGCGCCTCTGGCAAGCATTGGGCAGTGGTCGGCGGTGTTGCCCTGATCAAGCCGAAAAACGACCCGGCTCCAGGCCTGGACGTCGATGGCGGCCCGGCACCGACGCTAAGCGCCAGCTACTACATCAACGACAACTTCGCCGTTGAACTGTGGGGTGCAGCCGACAAGTTCAACCACCGTGTCAACGCCGATGGCGTGGGCAAGGTCGGTACCGTCGAGCAGCAGCCGATCGCCATCAGCGGCCAATATCACCTCGGCCAGGCTGACAACGTGTTCCGTCCGTTCGTGGGGGTGGGCTACTACGAGTCTAACTTCAGCAACGAGAAGATCGACGCGGCGTCGGCAAGCGGTCAGCACGTGGGTCTGGACACCGCAAAGGGTGTCATCGGCACCGTCGGTGTGGACATGAACATCAATTCCACCTGGTTCGCCCGTGCCGACGCCCGCTACATGCGTTCGCGTCCGGAACTGCGTGTGGGCGGCCAGGGCACCGGCAGCGAGCTGGAACTGGATCCGTGGACTGTCGGCTTCGGTATCGGCGCGCGCTTCTAA